Genomic window (bacterium):
TCGTGGTGCTGCGTGACGGCAAGAGCATGGATTTCAAGGTGACCCTGGAGGAGCGGACCGAGGACGTGGCCCAGAGCAGCAACCCCAGCGAGGCCGCCCGCGGCCGGACCGGCCTGACCCTGCAGAACCTCTCCCCGGACATCCGGAGCCAGTTCAACCTGCCGGAGGATGTCAAGGGCGTGATAATAACGGACATCGACGCGGCCAGCCCGGCGGCGCGCACCTCGCTGCAGCCGGGGGATGTGATCCTGGAGGTCAACCGCAAGCCCGTGACCACTGTGGCCGAGTTCAAAAAAGCCATCGACGGAGAGACCAAGGACGCCACGGTGCTGCTGCGGGTGCAGCGTGGAGACACGCGCTCGTTCGTGCCGCTGCGGCTGCAGGACAGCAGCAAGAAAGGCAAGTGAGGCCCGGGCCGGCTAATGCGCGAAGGTACATTTTAAGGCAGCAAATGATTGTAGGGGCATGGCGCGCCATGCCCCTACGGGAAATGCAGATGTTTACGGCACATCGCGTATCCAGGTCTGCGGGGCGGCCTGACTCTGCCTCTTGAAAGTTCCTTTTTCGGGCCTTGCTACCCAAGCGCCACGCAGGCCCGTCCGGGGCCATATGTCTGAAGCCTGGTTTGGGGGAGCGCAGTAGAAGAACCGTGCACAGCGCAGGCGGAAAAAACCCACGAAGTCAGGCGGGCAATCAGCGTCAGCGTGGCCCCGCAACACAGGCAGCGTGCAAAAACTCCGCACACACCGCGGGTGAAAGAACAACCAGGGCCAATGCGAGTTTACGGCCACGAAGCGTCTTTTTGTCCTTTTCCACAAGCCGGAAAAGGACAAGATAATAGTGGCCTTTCGATTCCGTGATGCAATTTCCTAAGCCGGACATTACTACCTCGATCCCCCGTTGTCCAAGGGGGAGGCTTGGCCGGTCTCCCGGAATTCACCTCAAACGTAAAGGGCTATCCTCGATCCGAGGACAGCCCTTTCGCTCATCTGGTGCCGGGAACGGGGCTCGAACCCGTACGGAGCTAAGCTCCAAGGGATTTTAAGTCCCTTTATTTAACTTTCACATAAAATCACAATTCACAATCTACCTCTTGACATTCAAGGCATTAAGCAATATATTTCATCAGAAACCATCATTCAAAAACAGTCTGTTTCATCCTTTTTTGTGGGACAATAGTGGGACAAACTATCAGGAGGCCGGAATATGAAATGGCACAACACACAATATCCCGGTGTCCGTTACCGGACGCACCCTACAAGAAAGAACGGGGTGAAATTCGATCAGTATTTCTCGATCCGGTATCATCTAAACGGACGGCTGAAAGAAGAAGGACTCGGCTGGGCCTCTAAGGGAATGTCTGCGCAGAAGGCGTCATTACAGCTTGGGGAATTAAAAGAGGCGCAGCGGCTCGGCAAAGGCGCACAGACATTAGCCGAACAGAGGGCTCAAGCGAAACGTGACGCGGAAACGAGGGAATCTCTGACCTTCTCCAGTTTCTTCAACGAGACTTATCTGCCACTGGCCGAAGCCGATAAAACGAAAGGAACGATGGTCCGGGAGCGCTCACTGTTCAAACAGTGGCTTGAGCCAAATCTCGGCGGCATAACGCTATCGAGACTCTCCCCTCTGGACCTTGAACGGCTCAAGAAAAAAATGACCGATGCAGAACAATCCCCCCGCTCAATCACATACGCACTGGCGCTTGTGAGGCAGGTTATCAACCGGGCCAAAGGTATGAACCTGTTCGAGGGCGACAATCCGGTCAACAAAGTCCGCAAACCCTCGAAAGACAACAGGCGTATGCGTTTCC
Coding sequences:
- a CDS encoding site-specific integrase translates to MKWHNTQYPGVRYRTHPTRKNGVKFDQYFSIRYHLNGRLKEEGLGWASKGMSAQKASLQLGELKEAQRLGKGAQTLAEQRAQAKRDAETRESLTFSSFFNETYLPLAEADKTKGTMVRERSLFKQWLEPNLGGITLSRLSPLDLERLKKKMTDAEQSPRSITYALALVRQVINRAKGMNLFEGDNPVNKVRKPSKDNRRMRFLSHSEAARLLNELLAGGYYDIHDMTLLSLYCGLRAGEIFSLPWDCIDFDRGQILIRDTKSGRNRIAYMTGPVREMLLRRQATASEGLLFQKPDGGRIGQIPHTFIWTVDKLGLNKGVADRRDKVVFHTLRHTFASWLVESGVDLYTVKTLLGHQTLAMTERYSHLSQGTLQQAVAKLSQSKEGKSAKEIVA